TGGTCCAGTGGTCCTGGTCCCATCCTCCTGgtcctgtgtgtttgttttgtagaAACTGAAGGGTGAGCTGCAGGAGGCGAAGCTTCAGGAGACGCAGGCGCAGCAAAGCCACCTGGATCATGTGGAGCGTCTTTGGCTTCACCACAAAGAACACCTGGCAAGTCTTCAACAGCAATGGAACaaagccctcgaggaccagcaGTCCCTCCACAGATCTGAGAGGTTAGGGCACCCCAGGACCTGAACCTGTATCTTTGTGGTGCTTACAGGGAGCAGATGCTGGTCCAGATCCAGCAGGGACGAGTCCATCAGCAGGACCTGAACCTGTATCTGTGTGGTCTTTATAGGGAGCAGATGCTGGTCCAGATCCAGCAGCGACGAGTCCATCTGCAGGATCTGCAGCAGCAAATCCAACTCCGGGACGGCATGTTGTCTGCAGAACAGAGCAGCGAAGAGAAGATGGAGAAGCACGAGCTCTATCTGATAGAAAACTTGCCTATGTCCACTGTGGACGAGGATGAGGTATCACTGAGTCACTCATACCGGTCCTGGCTATGGTGTTGGAGTTTTTGTCTCAGCTGTGAGTCCcatgtctttgtctttgttaaCAGAAATGCATGACCGATACAAAGGAGGTGAAGGGCTGTGAAGGGCTCCACAATGTTGATTTTGACAAGCTGATCATCAGAAAGCAGCAACAACAGAAATCAAACCAGAGGAGATATATGAGGCTGAAGGtcagtccagatgttgtcatgaGAGTTTCTGACACCTGGGAGTCATAGTGTTGAGATTATATATCCTTTAAAATACATCATGTTCTCACAGCCAACCAGCTCCAGTATGACTGTCCTCATCCTTGCTAGTGTTCTACATTTTTGGCAGGTGAAGGATGATAATTTGGAGGTTAAGTTGGAGGAGTTGAAGTCCACGGTAGCAGAGATGGTTGTGAAGGAGCGGAAGCTGACCGGTACCATCGTCATCCTGAAATACAGGTGTGGGCAGCTCCgagatcagataaaaaaaaatcgcaGAGCATCCAGGAAACAGCTTGTCGAGGTCATCAATGCGGGCGACGCTGTCACCAAAAAACTGAAGGCCGTCCTCGCAAAGGTGAGAAAGCGCCCACTGCTACATCCACCATCACTCCCACCACCATCCTTATCCACCTTTTGATGTTTCAGGAGGAGAGAATGCTGCGTCGCATCAAGATATGCCACAAGTTGGAGAGCAAAGTCGCTCCATTGCTGTCACCGTGGCTGCCCAATGACAGCTACATACAGGTGAGGACTATGTCCACTTCAAGTCTCTCCTCTAGTGCCGCCATTTTGCACAAAAATGGTTACTTGTGcttaaaaacaacaggaagcTGAAAACTAATGACAGTTTCTTCTTCAGGaaactctgtttttttgtgttatgaTTAAGTCAGGCTGGTCTGTGCTGTAATAAACATCAGCAGATCTCTGGCCTACTAGACCACTTGACCCAGTCTGATCTTCTGGTCTGTTTGCAGGATCTCAGCGACTTTCAGGAGAAAACCATCTGTCAGCTTGATCTCAGCTACCTTCAGGTGAAAATCAATGCCGCCCTGATCAACCGGGATACCCTCAAGAAACAGAGAGCCCACCTGATCCaaaagaaacagcagcaggagcTGAGTCAGGACCCCGACTTTGCCGTGGTTGGACACCCGGCTCCTCTGCTTGCCTCCCAGGCCCCATCCGTCCCCTGTGCCTCAACCCTCTCCCTGGCCCCGGCTGGCCCCCGTGCTCCTCTGCTTGCCTCCCGGGCCCCATCCGTCCCCTGTGCCTCAACCCTCTCCCTGGCCCCGGCTGGCCCCCGTGCTCCTCTGCTTGCCTCCCGGGCCTCATCCGTCCCCTGTGCCCCAACCCTCTCCCTGGCCCCGGCTGGCCCCCGTGCTCCTCTGCTTGCCTCCCGGGCCCCATCCGTCCCCTGTGCCCCAACCCGCTCCCGGGCCCCGGCTGGCCACCGTGCTCCTCTGCTTGCCTCCCGGGCCCCATCCGTCCCCTGTGCCCCAACTCCCTCCCGGGCCCCGGCTGGCCCCTGTGCTCCTCTGCTTGCATCCTGGGCCCCAACTGTCCCATGTGCCACCGCCCCTCGGGCCCTGGCTGCACCCCGGGCCCCGACCACACACAGACGCCACACTGTTGGCACACATCGTCAGACAAAGTTTTGACTGAaattctgtcttgttttttccTGATAAACtgagaattaaataaaatctcatcCTGTACTGCACCGAGCGTCTAGTTATGGATCTCAGAACATCTGATTTGTTGaccagtaaaaatgtaaaaggtttTAGTCTTGTTGGTTTCAGAACCCGGTCCTGAAAGGTAAACCATAATGATTTTGATGTAGGCA
The sequence above is drawn from the Melanotaenia boesemani isolate fMelBoe1 chromosome 22, fMelBoe1.pri, whole genome shotgun sequence genome and encodes:
- the LOC121634163 gene encoding dynein regulatory complex subunit 2-like, which gives rise to MLKKVKTGLGKRMEEPVLQLQQKVQAEEEMAKKKEETLTLYLQDKLQTEQERSAVKLEKLADTWRTILSQTQDLELRSDITVLHQTFEKKLDKLNSLIKKLKGELQEAKLQETQAQQSHLDHVERLWLHHKEHLASLQQQWNKALEDQQSLHRSEREQMLVQIQQRRVHLQDLQQQIQLRDGMLSAEQSSEEKMEKHELYLIENLPMSTVDEDEKCMTDTKEVKGCEGLHNVDFDKLIIRKQQQQKSNQRRYMRLKVKDDNLEVKERKLTGTIVILKYRCGQLRDQIKKNRRASRKQLVEVINAGDAVTKKLKAVLAKEERMLRRIKICHKLESKVAPLLSPWLPNDSYIQDLSDFQEKTICQLDLSYLQVKINAALINRDTLKKQRAHLIQKKQQQELSQDPDFAVVGHPAPLLASQAPSVPCASTLSLAPAGPRAPLLASRAPSVPCASTLSLAPAGPRAPLLASRASSVPCAPTLSLAPAGPRAPLLASRAPSVPCAPTRSRAPAGHRAPLLASRAPSVPCAPTPSRAPAGPCAPLLASWAPTVPCATAPRALAAPRAPTTHRRHTVGTHRQTKF